In Thalassoglobus sp. JC818, a single window of DNA contains:
- a CDS encoding GNAT family N-acetyltransferase, translating to MSFQIRRYQPGEEESLRQLFFNTIRSINRRDYSLEQVQTWAPDSVDPDHWNARIAGMNPFVCIADEQIVGYAALLESGYVDHFYVHHLWQSRGVGRQLMVAILEEAAQLDLNELTSDVSITARPFFERHGFQVVTPQQVVKNGVVFDNFKMRRTLSGENEHG from the coding sequence TTGTCATTTCAAATCAGGCGCTATCAACCGGGTGAAGAAGAGTCGCTCCGGCAGCTTTTCTTCAACACCATCCGGAGTATCAATCGGCGTGACTACTCGTTAGAGCAAGTCCAGACTTGGGCTCCCGACTCGGTTGATCCTGACCATTGGAATGCCCGAATTGCTGGCATGAACCCGTTTGTGTGCATTGCCGATGAGCAGATCGTCGGATATGCAGCACTGCTTGAGAGTGGCTACGTCGATCATTTTTACGTTCACCATTTGTGGCAGAGCAGGGGAGTGGGACGGCAATTAATGGTCGCGATTCTCGAAGAGGCTGCCCAGCTCGATTTGAATGAACTGACGTCCGATGTCAGCATCACCGCACGTCCGTTCTTTGAACGACACGGTTTTCAGGTCGTCACGCCGCAACAGGTTGTCAAAAATGGAGTCGTCTTCGACAACTTCAAAATGCGTCGCACGCTTTCAGGTGAAAACGAACATGGCTGA
- a CDS encoding sulfatase-like hydrolase/transferase — MKPVLLLTISQLRLSLSLFLTGLVIIVSNGVECLAEKPNIILVMADDMGWGQTGYYNHPVLKTPNLDEMAANGLRFDRFYAGAPNCSPTRATVMTGRTNDRTGVLNHGVPLRPQEKTVAQALQAAGYATGHFGKWHLNGYRGAGAPILGDDIRSPGRFGFDYWLSVTNFFDRDPIMSRMGEFEEFEGDSSEIIVDEAVKFIGQQVEESQPFFTVIWYGTPHSPFVASDEDRSAFHELKDPSSHHYGELVAMDRSIGTLRKELRELGVADNTLFWFCSDNGGLPEIRPDTVGGLRGFKGTVYEGGLRVPAIIEWPNEIASARVTEYPACTMDIFPTISDIIGLPEGARITPQDGVSLKPLIEKELDEREKPIGFRHTGRSALIDNDWKIVAPKKDADVYELYNIENDPNETQNLIKESPQVATRMIQALKQFHESVDQSIAGQDYPEGEVVPADPGPKTWTESDEYRPYFDDWKDRPEYQRYFQKKKSK; from the coding sequence ATGAAGCCAGTTCTACTCCTGACGATTTCTCAACTGCGTCTTTCACTGAGTCTCTTTCTGACTGGACTCGTGATCATCGTTTCAAATGGCGTGGAGTGTCTTGCCGAGAAGCCGAACATCATTCTCGTGATGGCCGACGACATGGGTTGGGGACAAACCGGTTACTACAACCACCCGGTGTTGAAGACTCCCAATCTCGACGAAATGGCAGCCAACGGGCTGAGGTTCGATCGCTTCTATGCAGGAGCACCGAACTGCTCTCCAACGCGTGCCACTGTCATGACGGGTCGAACAAACGATCGGACAGGGGTTTTGAACCATGGCGTTCCGCTCAGGCCACAAGAGAAGACAGTCGCTCAAGCTCTTCAAGCAGCTGGCTATGCCACCGGCCATTTTGGCAAATGGCACCTGAACGGCTATCGCGGAGCGGGTGCCCCAATCCTCGGGGACGATATTCGCAGCCCAGGAAGATTTGGATTCGACTACTGGCTGTCGGTGACCAACTTCTTTGACCGTGACCCGATCATGAGCCGTATGGGGGAGTTTGAAGAGTTCGAAGGAGACTCTTCGGAAATCATCGTCGATGAAGCAGTCAAGTTCATTGGCCAACAGGTTGAGGAGTCTCAACCGTTCTTCACGGTGATCTGGTACGGAACTCCCCACAGCCCGTTTGTGGCAAGCGACGAAGATCGGTCAGCGTTTCACGAACTGAAAGATCCATCGTCTCATCACTACGGAGAACTGGTGGCAATGGATCGAAGCATCGGCACGCTTCGAAAGGAGCTGCGAGAATTGGGAGTCGCAGACAACACGCTCTTCTGGTTCTGCAGCGACAACGGCGGACTTCCAGAAATTCGCCCCGATACGGTGGGCGGCCTGAGAGGCTTTAAAGGAACAGTCTACGAGGGGGGATTGCGTGTTCCTGCGATCATCGAATGGCCCAACGAAATCGCAAGTGCGCGAGTCACAGAATACCCAGCATGTACAATGGACATCTTCCCAACGATTTCTGACATCATCGGACTGCCGGAAGGCGCTCGCATCACCCCGCAAGATGGGGTCAGCCTGAAGCCGTTGATCGAGAAAGAACTCGACGAGCGCGAGAAACCAATCGGCTTTCGACACACCGGCCGATCCGCACTAATCGACAACGACTGGAAGATCGTCGCTCCCAAAAAAGATGCGGACGTTTACGAGTTGTACAACATCGAGAACGATCCCAACGAAACTCAAAACCTGATCAAAGAGTCACCGCAAGTTGCTACTCGCATGATTCAAGCACTCAAGCAGTTTCATGAGTCCGTCGATCAAAGCATCGCTGGTCAAGACTACCCGGAAGGAGAAGTGGTTCCTGCCGATCCCGGACCGAAGACCTGGACGGAAAGTGATGAGTATCGACCGTACTTCGATGACTGGAAAGATCGTCCTGAGTACCAGCGTTACTTTCAAAAGAAAAAGAGCAAGTAA